A genomic region of Herpetosiphonaceae bacterium contains the following coding sequences:
- a CDS encoding GAF domain-containing protein, translating into MTLAEHLPEVLTIRQAASVLGVHPETLRRWDAQGKLRSHRIGPRGVRRYARQDILRFAQSRNDTRRERDAQRVVVDVARAISSSLDLHAVAETVVDAAARIVGCDRCAIYLVDQTRTYLEPLFAVDVNDPITVHTLFYANTIHVDDIPLLRYALTQPEPIVVGDTETHPLSNPEAFRFFNTRTLINVGLSGPDGKVFGLMPFIWTDQPHPVDEDEVFFAQSLAALAGVALSNARLFAQVEQERARATVISDVVAGVNGGHDLDDTLKRTIASLIEQLNADEGAIWLASEDGTSLVGAAQTRADGLTRIGATVSIKSSPNIARTITAQEPLLVLFEERRGDERRWFEALGVEASLFVPLLAQGHFVGMAFVNYLDTPPMLRPEDIRFTSLLAAQCALAIERARLLESAYARAAELEAIFDAMTDSVVIADQQGRTLNVNAASLRIAGHDSSFANLDARLSLLNVRLPDGTPVTRETAPTSRALAGEVVTNMEAIFRTPDGVDHPVLISSGPVRDTSGKIRAAVTVTRDITDVVATRRENEELVELFRAKAAELEAVISQMGEGVIITDRHGKIVLINRYAATLHGISELDVAPDEYSAAYHLLRLDGTAYPSLELPLSRAVLYGETVTNAEWKIRRADGSEVIASGGASPIIGPDGAQLGAVLVLRDVTQRRQIEAEKDQFLSIVSHELKTPLTSIRGLNDLARRRLLRGAAPEEVLRNLEGVSQQVLRMEGLIADLLDIRRLETGALPLLFSPLDLTILAREAGERAQSMTERHTIEVRTAPSAAMFVSADRTRLEQVLDNMLSNAIKYSPEGGTITLALTREAGQALMRVSDQGIGIPETGRERLFERFYRGANVVASEYGGLGIGLALSREIVTRHGGTLTLESTSARGSTFLIRLPLLPIRDEERRAKS; encoded by the coding sequence ATGACGCTGGCGGAACATCTGCCTGAGGTGCTAACGATTCGTCAAGCGGCCTCGGTGCTTGGCGTGCATCCTGAAACATTACGGCGCTGGGATGCGCAGGGCAAGCTGCGGTCGCATCGGATCGGGCCGCGCGGTGTGCGCCGCTATGCCCGGCAAGATATTCTGCGCTTCGCCCAATCGCGCAACGATACCAGGCGCGAGCGCGACGCGCAGCGGGTGGTCGTCGATGTCGCGCGGGCGATCAGCAGCTCGCTCGATCTGCACGCCGTCGCCGAGACGGTCGTCGACGCCGCCGCCCGCATCGTCGGCTGTGATCGCTGTGCGATCTATCTGGTGGATCAGACCCGGACGTATCTTGAGCCGCTCTTTGCCGTCGATGTCAACGATCCCATCACGGTCCACACCCTGTTCTATGCCAATACGATCCACGTGGACGATATTCCGCTGCTGCGCTATGCCCTGACGCAGCCTGAGCCGATCGTGGTCGGCGATACCGAGACGCATCCGCTGAGCAATCCCGAAGCCTTTCGTTTTTTCAATACGCGCACGCTGATCAACGTCGGCCTGTCCGGCCCCGACGGCAAGGTCTTTGGCCTGATGCCGTTCATCTGGACCGATCAGCCGCATCCGGTGGACGAGGACGAGGTCTTTTTCGCTCAGTCCCTAGCGGCGCTGGCCGGGGTCGCGCTGTCGAACGCGCGGCTCTTTGCGCAGGTCGAGCAGGAGCGGGCGCGGGCGACGGTGATCAGCGATGTGGTAGCGGGCGTGAATGGCGGCCACGATCTGGACGATACGCTGAAGCGCACGATCGCCAGCCTGATCGAGCAGCTTAACGCCGACGAGGGCGCGATCTGGCTGGCGAGCGAGGATGGTACGTCGCTTGTCGGCGCTGCTCAGACGCGGGCTGATGGCCTGACACGGATCGGCGCAACGGTGTCGATCAAAAGCTCGCCAAATATCGCACGGACGATTACCGCGCAGGAGCCGCTGCTGGTGCTGTTCGAGGAGCGGCGCGGCGATGAGCGCCGCTGGTTCGAGGCGCTGGGCGTAGAGGCGTCGCTATTCGTGCCGCTGCTGGCGCAGGGCCATTTTGTGGGCATGGCCTTCGTCAACTACCTCGACACGCCGCCGATGCTGCGGCCAGAGGATATTCGTTTCACCAGCCTGCTGGCGGCGCAGTGCGCGCTGGCGATCGAGCGTGCCCGGCTGCTGGAGTCGGCCTATGCTCGCGCCGCCGAGCTAGAGGCGATCTTCGACGCGATGACCGACAGCGTGGTCATCGCCGATCAGCAGGGCCGGACGCTCAACGTCAACGCGGCATCGCTACGGATCGCCGGTCACGATAGCTCGTTTGCGAATCTCGACGCCCGCCTGTCGCTGCTGAATGTGCGCCTGCCGGATGGTACGCCGGTCACGCGGGAGACAGCGCCGACTAGCCGCGCGCTGGCTGGCGAGGTTGTCACCAATATGGAGGCGATCTTCAGGACTCCCGACGGCGTCGATCATCCGGTGCTGATCTCCAGCGGCCCGGTGCGCGATACGAGCGGGAAGATCCGCGCGGCGGTGACGGTGACGCGCGATATAACGGATGTAGTCGCCACTCGCCGCGAAAACGAGGAGTTGGTGGAGCTGTTCCGGGCCAAGGCTGCTGAGCTAGAGGCCGTCATCTCGCAGATGGGCGAGGGCGTGATCATCACCGACCGGCATGGCAAGATTGTGCTGATCAATCGCTACGCCGCAACCTTGCATGGTATCTCGGAGCTGGATGTAGCGCCCGATGAGTATAGCGCGGCGTATCACCTGCTTCGTCTTGACGGTACAGCCTATCCCTCGTTGGAGCTGCCGCTGAGCCGGGCGGTGCTGTATGGCGAGACGGTGACGAATGCGGAATGGAAGATCCGCCGGGCCGATGGCAGCGAGGTGATCGCCAGCGGCGGCGCGTCGCCGATCATCGGGCCGGACGGCGCGCAGCTTGGCGCGGTGCTGGTGCTGCGGGATGTCACGCAGCGACGTCAAATCGAGGCCGAGAAAGATCAGTTTTTGTCCATTGTGAGCCACGAGCTGAAAACGCCGCTCACATCAATCAGGGGTCTGAACGATCTGGCGAGACGGCGGCTGCTGCGCGGTGCGGCGCCGGAGGAGGTGCTGCGCAACTTAGAGGGTGTGTCGCAGCAGGTGTTGCGCATGGAAGGGCTGATCGCCGATCTGCTGGATATTCGTCGGCTCGAAACCGGCGCGCTGCCACTGCTCTTCTCGCCGCTCGACCTCACGATCCTCGCCAGGGAGGCAGGCGAGCGCGCACAGTCGATGACCGAGCGCCATACGATCGAGGTGCGGACGGCTCCATCCGCCGCGATGTTTGTCAGCGCCGATCGGACTCGGCTGGAGCAGGTGCTCGACAATATGCTGTCGAATGCGATCAAGTACTCGCCCGAAGGCGGCACGATCACGCTGGCGCTGACACGTGAAGCTGGACAGGCCCTCATGCGCGTCAGCGATCAGGGCATCGGGATTCCTGAGACGGGCCGCGAGCGGCTCTTCGAGCGCTTCTACCGTGGCGCGAACGTCGTGGCGAGCGAGTACGGCGGCCTGGGGATCGGGCTGGCGCTGAGCCGCGAGATCGTCACCAGGCACGGCGGCACGCTGACGCTCGAATCGACCAGCGCGCGTGGGTCGACGTTCCTGATCCGGCTGCCGCTGCTGCCGATCCGTGACGAAGAGCGAAGAGCCAAGAGCTAA
- the dprA gene encoding DNA-processing protein DprA, whose amino-acid sequence MDSILYYLGFNRVPGIGPARLDRIIAHCGSLESAWNASAGELIAAGLDQRSIESLVQTRRTLDLEAEYERAIDAGIRLISRDDPAYPALLAQTTNPPFLLYVRGTLTEMDRWALAVVGTRQASAYGKEAARKLVSGLVAAGVTIVSGLALGIDAVAHSAALAAGGRTLAVLGSGVDQIYPLTNQQLGTAIVQQGALISEYPIGTLPAATNFPPRNRLIAGLALGVLVVEAASRSGALITAQFAVEQGREVLAVPGNIFSQRSEGTHRLIKDGATLATCVDDILEALNLQSAYEQQTIAAAMPETPEERALLRLVEAEPRHIDVIARESALPQPVVSATLTLLELKGVVRQVGGMHYVLVREEPEPYQAAASECDPPTPG is encoded by the coding sequence GTGGACTCGATTTTGTATTACCTTGGTTTCAATCGCGTGCCAGGCATTGGCCCGGCGCGACTTGACCGGATCATAGCACATTGCGGCTCGCTTGAGTCGGCGTGGAACGCATCGGCGGGCGAGCTGATCGCGGCGGGTCTTGATCAGCGCTCGATCGAATCGCTGGTGCAGACGCGCCGCACGCTCGATCTGGAGGCGGAGTACGAGCGGGCGATCGACGCTGGCATTCGGCTGATCTCGCGCGACGATCCGGCCTATCCCGCGCTGCTGGCGCAGACGACCAATCCGCCGTTTCTGCTGTATGTGCGCGGCACGCTCACCGAGATGGATCGCTGGGCGCTGGCGGTGGTGGGCACGCGGCAGGCCAGCGCGTACGGTAAAGAGGCAGCGCGCAAGCTCGTCTCCGGCCTGGTGGCGGCAGGCGTGACGATCGTCTCCGGCCTGGCGCTGGGCATCGACGCGGTAGCTCACAGCGCGGCGCTGGCGGCTGGAGGTCGCACGCTGGCGGTGCTGGGCAGCGGCGTCGATCAGATCTACCCGCTCACGAACCAGCAGCTTGGCACCGCGATCGTGCAGCAGGGCGCGCTGATCTCGGAGTATCCGATTGGAACGCTGCCTGCGGCTACCAACTTTCCGCCGCGCAACCGGCTGATCGCCGGGCTGGCGCTGGGCGTGCTGGTGGTCGAGGCGGCATCTCGGAGCGGCGCGTTGATCACGGCGCAGTTCGCTGTGGAGCAGGGCCGCGAGGTGCTGGCGGTGCCGGGCAATATTTTCTCGCAGCGCTCCGAGGGCACGCATCGGCTGATCAAGGATGGCGCGACGCTGGCGACGTGTGTCGATGACATCTTGGAGGCGCTCAACCTGCAATCGGCTTACGAGCAGCAGACGATCGCAGCGGCGATGCCTGAGACTCCCGAAGAGCGCGCGCTGCTGCGGCTGGTCGAGGCCGAGCCGCGTCATATCGATGTGATCGCCCGCGAGAGCGCGCTGCCGCAGCCGGTCGTTTCCGCGACGCTGACGCTGCTTGAGCTAAAGGGCGTCGTGCGGCAGGTCGGCGGGATGCACTATGTGCTGGTGCGCGAGGAGCCGGAGCCGTATCAGGCTGCCGCGAGCGAGTGTGATCCACCCACGCCCGGATAA
- a CDS encoding CAP domain-containing protein, with the protein MRRCARTGLAAVIVSIVLVLVGAPQAVSPARAASTYRIFTPIATAPPPFWSTPELQAVDLINQHRRANGCAPAQLSYELSVAAKNHSRDMAEHNYFSHTGRNGSTFGDRARAAGYPYWPSGEIIAAGYASAQDVVNGWINSSGHRAIILDCNNDDIGIGLHVHAGSQWQYYWTGVFGQR; encoded by the coding sequence ATGCGTCGATGTGCTCGCACCGGCCTTGCCGCCGTGATCGTTAGTATAGTTCTCGTGCTTGTTGGAGCGCCGCAGGCCGTCTCCCCGGCTCGCGCTGCCTCGACCTACCGCATTTTTACTCCGATTGCTACCGCGCCGCCGCCGTTCTGGTCAACTCCTGAGCTACAGGCTGTCGATCTGATCAACCAGCACCGCCGTGCGAATGGCTGCGCGCCGGCCCAGCTTAGCTATGAGCTGAGCGTCGCCGCCAAAAACCACAGCCGCGACATGGCCGAGCATAACTATTTTAGCCACACCGGGCGGAACGGCAGCACCTTTGGCGACCGCGCCAGAGCCGCAGGCTATCCCTACTGGCCCAGCGGCGAGATCATCGCGGCGGGCTACGCCTCGGCTCAGGATGTGGTCAACGGCTGGATCAACAGCAGCGGCCACCGCGCGATCATTCTGGATTGCAACAACGACGACATCGGCATCGGCTTGCATGTTCATGCGGGCAGCCAGTGGCAATACTACTGGACCGGCGTCTTCGGGCAGCGCTAA
- a CDS encoding transcriptional repressor: MEKQPTTELRMTGNRQVVLEVLRSTKSHPTAQDVFIAARERQPQIGFATVYRTLDWLVQHGLAQEVYRDKDGAAHYDANVTRHDHAICDRCGKILDVEAPLHALAYAIIERATGFRIDWHATAFTGLCEGCATQQ; the protein is encoded by the coding sequence ATGGAGAAGCAGCCGACAACTGAGCTAAGGATGACCGGCAATCGCCAGGTTGTGCTAGAAGTTTTGCGTTCTACAAAGTCCCATCCTACGGCGCAGGATGTGTTTATTGCAGCGCGCGAGCGGCAGCCGCAGATCGGCTTTGCCACGGTGTACCGCACGCTGGACTGGCTGGTTCAGCATGGCCTGGCTCAAGAAGTATATCGAGATAAAGACGGCGCTGCTCACTACGATGCCAATGTAACACGCCATGATCACGCCATCTGTGATCGCTGCGGCAAGATTTTGGATGTCGAAGCGCCGCTCCACGCGCTGGCCTACGCGATCATCGAGCGCGCGACGGGCTTCCGCATCGACTGGCACGCGACGGCGTTTACCGGCTTGTGCGAGGGCTGTGCCACACAGCAGTAA
- a CDS encoding transglycosylase domain-containing protein — MRAPLTDRTDRSSPLGLLGLALLRLCEAILLGALIAAVIGLSVYRYYSRGLPDPSQLATHRPFETTRIYARDGQTLLYEVFDAGQRTVVPLDQVPWAVKAATIAVEDADFFDNPGVDLRGIVRALWLNRQGTIMSGGSTITQQVARNVLLPPEERAEQSYDRKIREAILAFHLSRQYSKEQVLSFYLNEVYYGNMAYGIEAAAQSYFGKPARELDLPEATLLAGLVQSPSELNPLNAPDAAKARQRIVLDLMVKQGRISRQQADAAYAAPLTLRPSTVDIRAPHWVFYVLDQLEQQYGADLLRRGGLRVITTLDPAIQSLTEEVARARMAELQARDAHNAAVVVIDPKTSEIVAMVGSVDYNNAAIDGQVNVTLAPRQPGSALKPIVYAGAMMQPNGWTPATVIWDTPLNVNGYQPMNYDNRFHGPQRLRQALANSFNIPAVKALQFIGVDAFLDLAHSMGITTLQERERYGLAVALGAGEVKLLDLATAYTTFANAGRARPAVSILRVATNHGEVLYSYKPPTGTQVLGPYGDAIAYLITSILSDNDARTPMFGPNSVMRLKDDRPAAVKTGTSNDFKDSWAVGYTPDLVVGVWVGNTDNTPMQEVAGSNGAGTIWREIMERTHEGKPPEQFERPPNVKEAQICRSTGVIANGCADAITELFVDGAQPKPQPGQYITVTVGGDGSCLATDFTPQSERRQKTFLVAPPEARGWRGEQPPTQPCAAPSAAGTQTPASPDVVAAIESPAAGMTVGSTISIKGSAAGAYTLFYGAGAQPTSWTTIASGPGGVAHGLLGMWNTDALPSGIYTLQLEVVLPGNPPQTARSTVRIDHEQMTVRLIQPAPDTTIAPGTTVQLMVEASGPVTRVEFIVDGQMIGSTAHTAASWNWRATGRGRHTLEAAVYNADGKRVVSPPVVVLVQ; from the coding sequence ATGCGCGCTCCATTGACAGATCGCACCGATCGCTCGTCACCGCTTGGCCTGCTGGGCCTGGCGCTGCTGCGGCTGTGCGAGGCGATCCTGCTGGGCGCCCTGATCGCGGCGGTGATTGGCCTGTCGGTGTATCGCTACTATAGCCGTGGCTTGCCGGACCCCAGCCAGCTTGCGACGCATCGCCCGTTCGAGACGACGCGGATTTATGCCCGCGACGGACAGACGTTGCTCTACGAGGTCTTCGACGCGGGCCAGCGCACGGTTGTGCCGCTCGATCAGGTGCCCTGGGCGGTCAAGGCGGCGACGATTGCGGTCGAGGACGCGGATTTTTTCGATAATCCGGGCGTCGATCTGCGCGGTATCGTGCGCGCGCTCTGGCTCAACCGGCAGGGCACGATCATGTCGGGCGGCTCGACGATCACGCAGCAGGTGGCGCGCAACGTGCTGCTGCCGCCGGAGGAGCGCGCCGAGCAATCGTACGACCGCAAGATTCGCGAGGCGATCCTGGCGTTTCATCTGAGCCGCCAGTACTCCAAAGAGCAGGTCTTGTCGTTCTACCTCAACGAGGTCTATTACGGCAATATGGCCTACGGCATCGAGGCTGCCGCGCAGAGCTACTTCGGCAAGCCCGCCCGCGAGCTGGATCTGCCTGAGGCGACGCTGCTGGCCGGTCTGGTACAGTCGCCCTCGGAACTTAACCCGCTCAACGCGCCCGACGCAGCGAAAGCTCGCCAGCGCATCGTGCTGGATCTGATGGTCAAGCAGGGCCGCATCTCGCGCCAGCAGGCCGACGCGGCCTATGCCGCGCCGCTGACGCTGCGCCCATCGACGGTCGATATTCGCGCGCCGCACTGGGTCTTTTATGTGCTCGATCAGCTTGAGCAGCAGTACGGCGCGGATCTGCTGCGCCGGGGTGGTCTGCGGGTGATCACCACGCTCGATCCGGCGATCCAATCGCTGACTGAGGAAGTCGCGCGGGCCAGGATGGCGGAGCTGCAAGCCCGCGACGCGCACAACGCGGCGGTCGTGGTGATCGATCCCAAGACGAGCGAGATCGTGGCGATGGTCGGCTCGGTCGATTACAACAATGCGGCGATCGATGGGCAGGTCAACGTGACGCTCGCGCCGCGACAGCCCGGCTCCGCGCTCAAGCCGATCGTCTACGCGGGCGCGATGATGCAGCCCAACGGCTGGACTCCGGCCACGGTGATCTGGGATACGCCGCTGAACGTCAACGGCTATCAGCCGATGAACTACGATAACCGCTTCCACGGCCCGCAGCGGCTACGGCAGGCGCTGGCGAACTCGTTCAATATTCCGGCGGTCAAAGCGCTGCAATTTATCGGGGTGGATGCGTTTCTCGATCTGGCACACAGCATGGGCATTACCACGCTGCAAGAGCGCGAGCGCTACGGCCTGGCGGTGGCGCTGGGCGCGGGCGAGGTTAAGCTGCTCGATCTGGCGACGGCCTACACTACCTTCGCCAACGCGGGTCGGGCGCGGCCAGCCGTGTCGATCCTGCGCGTCGCCACCAATCACGGCGAGGTGCTCTACAGCTACAAGCCGCCAACCGGCACGCAGGTGCTCGGCCCGTACGGCGATGCGATTGCCTACCTGATCACCAGCATCCTGAGCGACAACGACGCGCGCACGCCGATGTTCGGACCCAACAGCGTGATGCGGCTCAAAGATGATCGGCCTGCCGCCGTCAAGACCGGCACCTCGAACGACTTCAAGGACAGTTGGGCGGTCGGCTACACGCCCGATCTGGTCGTCGGGGTGTGGGTCGGCAACACCGACAACACGCCGATGCAGGAGGTTGCAGGCTCGAACGGCGCGGGCACGATCTGGCGCGAGATCATGGAGCGCACGCACGAGGGCAAGCCGCCGGAGCAGTTCGAGCGTCCGCCGAACGTCAAAGAGGCGCAGATCTGCCGCTCGACGGGCGTGATCGCCAACGGGTGCGCGGACGCGATCACGGAGCTCTTTGTAGATGGCGCGCAGCCCAAGCCGCAGCCGGGCCAGTATATCACCGTCACCGTCGGCGGCGACGGCTCGTGCCTGGCGACGGATTTCACGCCTCAGTCGGAGCGCCGCCAGAAGACGTTTTTGGTCGCGCCGCCGGAGGCGCGCGGCTGGCGCGGCGAGCAGCCGCCAACGCAGCCGTGCGCCGCTCCTTCGGCGGCTGGCACGCAGACGCCGGCTAGCCCCGATGTGGTCGCGGCGATCGAGTCGCCTGCCGCTGGTATGACGGTCGGCAGCACGATCAGCATCAAGGGCAGCGCGGCGGGCGCGTACACGCTCTTCTACGGCGCGGGCGCTCAGCCCACGAGCTGGACGACGATCGCGAGCGGCCCCGGCGGTGTCGCACACGGGCTGCTGGGCATGTGGAATACCGACGCGCTGCCGAGCGGGATCTATACGCTGCAACTGGAGGTGGTGCTGCCCGGCAATCCGCCGCAGACCGCCCGCTCCACGGTTCGCATCGACCATGAGCAGATGACGGTGCGGCTGATCCAGCCCGCGCCGGACACGACGATCGCGCCGGGCACCACTGTGCAGCTGATGGTCGAGGCCAGCGGGCCAGTCACGCGCGTCGAGTTTATTGTCGATGGGCAGATGATCGGCAGCACGGCGCATACCGCCGCAAGCTGGAACTGGCGCGCAACCGGACGGGGTCGGCATACGCTGGAGGCTGCGGTCTATAACGCCGATGGTAAGCGCGTCGTCAGCCCGCCCGTCGTCGTGCTGGTCCAGTAG
- a CDS encoding trypsin-like peptidase domain-containing protein, giving the protein MSRRAILLLPLLIVPVIIGGIVAGLSFVLPQLAALPAAPAAQPVGASTNSISDARNESKPVPTLQPNQTATFDAEDQILTTLFKDRSPAVVAIRIQGTSLDEAETPFNLPDESPEPGAPDFNFEAQGSGFLLDSEGHIVTNNHVVEGAKIIEVSFTNGMVAQAQEVLTDPDSDLAVLKVDQAQIPDGVQPLPLGDSKEVQVGQRAIAIGNPFGLRTTLTVGVVSARGRTVQNRRATTGGAYSIADIIQTDAAINPGNSGGPLFNSRGEVIGVNTAIRSEGGTFEGVGFAVPSNTVRKVTTALITKGRYEHPYLGVGFDPNPVTAVVADELKLPVKSGVFVRSVVQGGPADKAGLQANTDESATVNGTQYPIKSDIIIKINDRTVITSEDIIDYLATDTEVGQTVTLTILRDGKQQEIKVQLGARPRN; this is encoded by the coding sequence ATGTCACGTCGCGCAATCTTGCTGCTACCATTGTTGATTGTACCTGTAATTATCGGCGGCATCGTCGCCGGTCTGAGCTTTGTATTGCCGCAGCTGGCAGCGCTGCCCGCCGCGCCCGCCGCGCAGCCAGTCGGGGCTTCCACCAACTCGATCTCGGACGCGCGCAACGAGTCCAAGCCCGTGCCGACGCTCCAGCCCAACCAGACGGCTACCTTCGACGCCGAAGATCAAATCTTGACGACGCTCTTCAAAGATCGCAGCCCGGCGGTTGTCGCCATTCGTATCCAGGGCACCAGCCTGGATGAAGCGGAAACGCCGTTCAACTTGCCCGACGAATCGCCGGAGCCGGGAGCGCCTGATTTCAACTTCGAGGCACAGGGATCGGGCTTTTTGCTGGATAGCGAGGGGCATATCGTCACCAACAACCATGTCGTCGAGGGAGCGAAAATCATCGAGGTTTCGTTTACCAACGGCATGGTCGCCCAGGCCCAGGAGGTGCTCACCGATCCCGACTCCGATCTGGCGGTGCTCAAGGTCGATCAGGCGCAGATCCCAGACGGCGTGCAGCCGCTACCCCTGGGTGACTCGAAAGAGGTGCAGGTGGGCCAGCGGGCAATCGCGATCGGCAACCCGTTCGGTCTGCGAACCACGCTCACGGTCGGCGTCGTCAGCGCGCGGGGCCGCACGGTTCAAAACCGGCGCGCGACGACCGGCGGCGCGTACAGCATTGCGGACATCATCCAGACCGACGCGGCGATCAATCCTGGCAACTCCGGCGGCCCGCTGTTCAACAGCCGGGGCGAGGTGATCGGCGTCAACACGGCGATCCGCTCCGAGGGCGGCACGTTCGAGGGCGTGGGCTTTGCTGTTCCATCGAACACCGTGCGCAAAGTGACGACCGCGCTGATCACCAAGGGGCGCTACGAGCATCCGTATCTCGGCGTCGGCTTCGATCCCAACCCGGTCACGGCGGTCGTGGCAGACGAGCTGAAGCTGCCGGTGAAAAGCGGTGTCTTTGTACGCAGCGTGGTCCAGGGTGGCCCGGCGGACAAAGCGGGCTTGCAGGCCAACACCGACGAGAGCGCAACCGTCAACGGCACGCAGTACCCGATCAAGAGCGACATCATCATTAAGATCAACGATCGCACGGTGATCACCAGCGAGGATATTATCGACTACCTGGCGACGGATACCGAGGTCGGGCAGACGGTAACGCTGACGATTTTGCGCGACGGCAAGCAGCAGGAGATCAAGGTGCAGCTCGGAGCACGTCCGCGCAACTAG
- a CDS encoding SCO family protein, producing MKPIVLRLLATIAALVLVGCGQPYQYTGTELNPPKPVADFTLTDQHGQPFQLSAQRGNVTLLYFGYTNCPDFCPTTMGDWKQVKQQLGSDAEKVRFALISVDPQRDTEQALKQYLDRFDPSFVGLRPTPEQLEQLSREYGAGVDTNAQHGALDPARHSSYVYVIDPAGQLRLLFSHDVQPQQMADDIRHLLRSS from the coding sequence ATGAAGCCAATCGTTTTGCGGCTGCTGGCGACGATCGCGGCGCTGGTGCTGGTAGGCTGCGGGCAGCCCTATCAGTACACCGGCACCGAGCTCAACCCGCCGAAGCCGGTCGCGGATTTCACGCTGACCGATCAGCACGGTCAGCCTTTCCAGTTGAGCGCGCAGCGCGGCAACGTGACGCTGCTCTACTTCGGCTATACCAACTGCCCCGACTTTTGCCCGACGACCATGGGCGACTGGAAGCAGGTCAAGCAGCAGCTAGGCAGCGACGCCGAGAAGGTCCGCTTTGCGCTGATCTCGGTCGATCCTCAGCGCGACACCGAGCAGGCGCTCAAGCAATACCTCGATCGATTCGATCCGTCGTTTGTGGGGCTGCGGCCAACGCCGGAGCAGCTTGAGCAGCTGAGCCGCGAGTACGGCGCGGGCGTCGATACCAACGCGCAGCACGGCGCGCTCGATCCGGCCAGGCACAGCTCGTATGTGTACGTCATCGATCCGGCGGGACAACTGCGGCTGCTCTTCAGCCATGATGTGCAGCCGCAGCAGATGGCCGACGACATCCGGCATCTGCTGCGCTCAAGCTAG
- the folP gene encoding dihydropteroate synthase, with the protein MATQFNVRVLAAAEASALATEIARIESYPERVAATTGKGIFRVVRVDQLSYVAAIIVKQELLALDADGVISPAVYLGDRAATTDMVIFATLRQYRSLVERLAAFPLDELHGLAAQLAATFTAYDATERGSLAVRGRAFRWGERTYIMGILNITPDSFAGDGLARDGDTDVVVRAVARAQHFAASGADLLDVGGESTRPGARQVDADEERARVLPVIAALRQALDLPISVDTWKAEVAAAALDAGADLVNDVWGLRLPGGGWNKALARLVSERQVPIIIMHNRRAQPTVVEIGHYRHVAYTDLLGEILRELRESIQFALDHGIQPEKIIVDPGPGFGKTPTHNIELLRRFSEFKSLGYPLLLATSRKSFIGLALGGVPPHERVEGTAATAALGIQAGADIVRVHDVASIARVARMTDAIIRPGAWQRLTTADAPATAGSAEQQDAQATSE; encoded by the coding sequence ATGGCTACGCAATTCAACGTTCGGGTGCTGGCCGCTGCCGAGGCCAGCGCGCTGGCGACCGAAATCGCCCGCATCGAGTCGTATCCTGAGCGCGTCGCGGCGACGACGGGCAAAGGCATCTTCCGCGTTGTGCGCGTCGATCAGCTCTCGTATGTCGCGGCGATCATCGTCAAGCAGGAGTTGCTGGCGCTGGACGCCGACGGCGTGATCAGTCCCGCCGTCTATCTTGGCGATCGAGCCGCGACGACCGATATGGTGATCTTTGCGACGCTGCGACAGTACCGCTCGCTGGTGGAGCGGCTGGCCGCGTTTCCGCTGGACGAGCTGCACGGGCTGGCGGCGCAGCTTGCGGCCACGTTCACGGCCTACGACGCGACCGAGCGCGGATCGCTGGCGGTGCGCGGTCGCGCGTTTCGCTGGGGCGAGCGGACCTACATCATGGGCATTCTCAACATCACGCCCGACTCGTTTGCGGGCGATGGCCTGGCTCGCGACGGCGATACAGATGTAGTGGTGCGGGCGGTGGCGCGGGCGCAGCATTTCGCCGCGAGCGGCGCGGATCTCCTCGACGTAGGCGGCGAGTCCACGCGGCCTGGCGCGCGCCAGGTGGACGCCGACGAAGAGCGCGCGCGGGTGCTGCCGGTGATCGCGGCGCTGCGCCAGGCGCTCGACCTGCCGATCTCGGTCGATACCTGGAAGGCCGAGGTCGCGGCGGCGGCGCTAGATGCTGGCGCGGATCTCGTCAACGACGTGTGGGGCCTGCGGCTGCCGGGCGGCGGCTGGAATAAGGCGCTGGCACGGCTGGTGTCCGAGCGTCAGGTGCCGATCATCATCATGCATAACCGGCGCGCACAGCCGACCGTCGTTGAGATCGGGCACTATCGCCACGTCGCCTACACCGATCTGCTGGGCGAGATCCTGCGCGAGCTGCGCGAGTCGATCCAGTTTGCGCTGGATCATGGCATTCAGCCGGAGAAGATCATCGTCGATCCCGGCCCCGGCTTCGGAAAAACGCCGACGCATAATATCGAGCTGCTGCGGCGTTTCAGCGAGTTCAAATCTCTGGGCTATCCGCTGCTGCTTGCGACCTCGCGGAAGTCGTTCATTGGGCTGGCGCTCGGCGGAGTGCCGCCGCACGAGCGTGTCGAGGGCACGGCGGCGACTGCGGCGCTCGGCATCCAGGCGGGCGCGGACATCGTGCGCGTCCACGATGTCGCCTCGATCGCGCGCGTGGCGCGTATGACCGATGCGATCATCCGACCGGGCGCGTGGCAGCGTCTCACCACAGCCGATGCCCCGGCCACTGCTGGCAGCGCGGAGCAGCAGGACGCTCAGGCAACGAGCGAATAA